One genomic region from Leptospira montravelensis encodes:
- a CDS encoding response regulator has product MLFVDDESIILLSMKSQVKQHFGEKYKYLTADNAKEGWDILQELEGEGNSVSIIISDWSMPGMNGDEFLRKVHKSYPQIQKVIITGFADQKSLEELNQEIGPISCLKKPWDEVELISIISKAMQN; this is encoded by the coding sequence ATTCTTTTTGTAGATGACGAATCAATAATATTGCTGAGTATGAAATCACAAGTAAAACAACATTTTGGAGAAAAATACAAATATCTTACCGCGGACAATGCCAAAGAAGGTTGGGACATTCTTCAAGAATTAGAAGGTGAAGGTAATTCAGTTTCCATTATTATTTCAGACTGGTCCATGCCTGGGATGAATGGTGATGAGTTTTTAAGAAAAGTACACAAATCCTATCCGCAAATTCAAAAAGTAATCATTACTGGATTTGCAGACCAAAAGTCCCTTGAAGAACTGAATCAGGAAATAGGTCCTATTTCTTGTTTAAAAAAACCTTGGGATGAAGTAGAGTTAATTTCGATCATTTCGAAAGCTATGCAAAACTAA
- a CDS encoding PAS domain-containing protein, with protein MNVSSTAMMVVNPLGQIRYANPASESVLGIKLNDILSRTYDAPEWKNSSLDGGPWREEDQPFNILLKSKKPVTDIRHAIEDAKGNKKYLSINGSPVFDKSGEIIFLVFLITDITENVIKQKKLEYNEIKYRTITELSLSIVYDMDVNTGENVWGGAIQEITGFTLEEYQKFGYKEWIEFIHPEDREVTLQAFQDSLSNHNKFTVEYRYKTKSGKYIYIEDNGIFLYDHKGKAYRMFGAMIDRTKQMDANIALKESESRLVMALDAAKMGIWSWDIEAKSIYWSPQTYNIYGFPGENFEVTEQKFFELTHKDDLELLGKETSLLMEDLSRTAYRLRNRINHPDGKLHWIEALGKITRSKDGKPINMRGTVLDITEIKLSEEALRISDERFEAFYQFSTEAFLIFDENGLTAKDSNFAFQKLFGYDLDDTSKLKIRNLLSTSSLRKIREMIAANQTGSIEIVCRKKNGDFFPALVSIKRFIYKNSNSIAYSIFDLSPLKEVEELRLINSEIRDKNKLIEKQKLELESAFENLKRTQEQLIQSEKLAALGQLIAGIAHEINNPIGAVKASNQSMLDWQKRYGIASQLFREAILSVPVPEQKIVKTILGNLDQPIEFYTGKEDRLRKKRNKEIFLADGFDLGCAEEFAEVWVDLGIGEIDPSYLPLFRSHYIKVFLDYLSLEIQFRRNTRSIQLAVDRISKIMYALKNFSHFDATGKKNLASIPDTIETVLTIYQNQLKRGINLVKDFDPVGPIDCYPDDLLHVWTNLIYNALQAMSFTGNLEIAVKDLGSEILVSLKDSGPGIPKEIQSKIFEPFFTTKAPGEGSGLGLDIVNKIVKRHGGRIELSSIPGETIFYIYLPKQS; from the coding sequence ATGAACGTCAGTTCCACTGCCATGATGGTTGTTAATCCCTTGGGTCAGATTCGGTATGCCAATCCGGCCTCTGAGTCTGTTCTGGGAATCAAACTAAACGATATTCTTTCAAGGACCTATGATGCCCCCGAATGGAAGAATTCTTCTTTGGATGGTGGGCCTTGGAGAGAAGAAGACCAACCTTTCAACATTCTTTTAAAATCAAAAAAACCAGTCACAGACATTCGTCATGCCATTGAAGATGCAAAGGGTAATAAAAAATACCTTTCCATTAATGGGTCTCCCGTTTTTGATAAATCGGGCGAAATTATATTTCTTGTCTTTTTGATTACAGACATTACTGAAAATGTAATCAAACAAAAAAAATTAGAATATAACGAAATCAAATATAGAACAATCACCGAACTTTCATTAAGTATAGTTTATGATATGGATGTTAATACTGGTGAAAATGTTTGGGGTGGGGCCATCCAAGAAATTACAGGTTTTACTTTAGAGGAATATCAAAAATTTGGATACAAAGAATGGATAGAATTCATTCATCCTGAAGATAGAGAAGTTACTTTACAAGCATTTCAAGATTCACTTTCCAATCACAACAAATTCACTGTGGAATATCGGTATAAGACAAAATCAGGGAAATATATTTATATCGAAGACAATGGGATTTTCCTCTACGATCATAAAGGAAAAGCCTATCGTATGTTTGGTGCCATGATTGATAGGACCAAACAAATGGATGCAAATATTGCATTAAAAGAATCAGAATCACGTTTGGTAATGGCACTAGATGCCGCTAAGATGGGAATCTGGAGTTGGGATATCGAAGCAAAATCAATCTATTGGTCTCCACAAACTTACAATATTTACGGTTTTCCTGGAGAAAACTTCGAAGTCACGGAACAAAAATTTTTTGAACTCACTCACAAAGATGATTTGGAGTTATTGGGGAAAGAAACTTCACTTCTTATGGAAGATTTGAGTCGTACTGCTTATCGTTTGCGAAACAGAATTAATCATCCTGATGGTAAACTACATTGGATTGAAGCCCTTGGAAAAATTACTAGATCTAAAGATGGTAAACCTATTAATATGCGGGGGACAGTACTCGACATAACCGAAATCAAATTGAGCGAAGAAGCACTTAGAATTTCTGATGAAAGATTTGAAGCTTTTTATCAATTTTCGACGGAAGCATTTTTGATTTTTGATGAAAACGGGTTAACTGCTAAAGATTCCAATTTTGCATTTCAAAAATTATTTGGATATGATTTGGATGATACTTCTAAATTAAAAATACGGAATTTATTGTCCACATCTTCTCTTCGTAAAATTCGCGAAATGATTGCAGCCAATCAAACCGGATCGATTGAAATTGTTTGTCGAAAAAAAAATGGTGATTTTTTCCCAGCTCTAGTTTCTATCAAACGTTTCATATATAAAAATAGTAATTCAATTGCATATAGTATTTTTGATTTAAGTCCACTGAAAGAGGTGGAGGAACTGCGCCTCATCAATTCAGAAATACGTGATAAAAACAAACTAATCGAAAAACAAAAACTAGAATTAGAATCTGCTTTTGAAAATTTAAAAAGAACTCAAGAACAACTCATCCAATCAGAAAAATTGGCTGCTCTAGGCCAGCTCATTGCAGGTATTGCTCATGAGATCAACAATCCCATAGGAGCGGTAAAAGCATCTAACCAGAGTATGTTGGATTGGCAAAAACGTTACGGAATTGCCTCACAACTGTTTCGTGAAGCCATTCTATCGGTTCCAGTTCCAGAGCAAAAAATTGTAAAAACCATTTTAGGAAATTTAGACCAACCCATTGAGTTTTATACGGGAAAAGAAGACCGATTACGCAAAAAACGAAACAAAGAGATATTTTTGGCTGATGGTTTTGATTTGGGATGTGCCGAAGAATTTGCTGAGGTTTGGGTAGACCTTGGAATTGGTGAAATTGATCCAAGTTATTTACCTTTGTTTCGATCTCATTATATAAAAGTATTTTTAGATTATTTATCTTTAGAAATTCAATTTCGAAGGAACACTCGGTCCATCCAATTGGCAGTGGATCGAATTTCCAAAATTATGTATGCTTTAAAGAATTTTTCACATTTTGATGCGACGGGAAAAAAGAATTTAGCATCGATACCGGATACTATTGAAACCGTACTCACCATATACCAAAACCAGTTAAAACGTGGGATCAATTTAGTGAAAGATTTTGATCCAGTAGGACCTATCGATTGTTATCCGGATGATTTGTTGCATGTTTGGACCAATTTGATTTATAATGCCTTACAAGCCATGTCCTTTACTGGTAATTTAGAGATTGCTGTGAAAGACCTTGGGTCGGAAATTCTTGTATCATTAAAGGATTCGGGACCAGGAATTCCAAAAGAAATCCAATCAAAAATTTTTGAACCGTTTTTTACTACGAAAGCACCTGGAGAAGGAAGTGGACTTGGACTTGATATCGTAAATAAAATTGTAAAACGACATGGAGGTAGGATTGAACTAAGTTCTATCCCTGGTGAAACAATTTTTTATATTTATCTTCCTAAACAGAGTTAG
- a CDS encoding SDR family NAD(P)-dependent oxidoreductase, translating into MELKNKRIVITGAGSGIGKETVLQMLKYEGVKILACDLNEKNIPTHPNVIPYQCDVSKKENLDQLLKDADKKIGGIDIFYANAGFAYYEVIENADWDRIDRIYRTNVYSPLYCLVTLNLTRKEPFLFIVTASAMSHLALPGYAQYSSTKAAVRSFIDAYRFEMKPGNRTMVVYPIATRTQFFDAAGKKVPVPFPSQSAETVAKKVVNGIKSNAKEVYPSFLFRFIQILDRFLFVILPIYQKIEASKLVSLKK; encoded by the coding sequence ATGGAACTAAAAAATAAAAGAATCGTAATCACCGGAGCAGGGTCTGGGATAGGAAAAGAGACCGTTTTGCAGATGTTAAAGTATGAAGGCGTTAAAATCCTTGCCTGTGACTTGAACGAAAAAAATATACCCACACATCCCAATGTAATTCCCTACCAATGTGACGTTTCCAAAAAAGAAAATTTGGATCAACTTTTGAAAGATGCAGATAAAAAAATTGGCGGGATCGACATTTTTTATGCGAATGCTGGTTTTGCGTATTATGAGGTCATTGAAAATGCCGATTGGGATCGAATTGATCGAATTTATAGAACGAATGTTTACTCTCCACTTTATTGTTTGGTAACATTAAACCTTACAAGAAAAGAACCATTTTTATTTATCGTCACTGCTTCGGCTATGAGTCATCTAGCACTTCCCGGATATGCCCAGTATTCTTCCACAAAGGCAGCGGTTCGTTCTTTTATTGATGCATATCGGTTTGAAATGAAGCCGGGAAACCGGACAATGGTGGTGTATCCAATTGCAACTAGAACGCAGTTCTTTGATGCCGCAGGTAAAAAAGTTCCCGTTCCATTTCCAAGCCAATCAGCAGAAACTGTGGCTAAGAAAGTGGTGAATGGAATTAAATCTAATGCGAAAGAAGTTTACCCATCGTTTCTATTTCGTTTCATTCAGATTCTAGATCGTTTTTTGTTTGTGATTCTCCCGATTTATCAAAAAATCGAAGCTAGTAAATTGGTTTCCTTAAAAAAATAA